Proteins encoded by one window of Lutibacter sp. A64:
- a CDS encoding IS3 family transposase (programmed frameshift): MKRQHRNYSTSFKQKALELSYARGSVKQICEELDIPYSVLHRWRRESQDYGKNSFLGRGKPKLTDEQKELALLKRQLKDVSEENEIFKKGGEHLLQERQEKFRFIKHHKFKFSVEKMCKVLKVSTSGYYNWLKAKASDLWLYNQKLSAMIVTIFNDSFESYGAPRIKAALEKLGHYISKPRVARIMRVNGLFARRIRKFKVTTDSNHKYSVAANILNQNFEVSRKNQVWVSDITYIETKQGWMYLTVVIDLFNRKIIGWSMSDNLTTKDTIISAWNMAVKSTVIKEELIFHSDRGVQYASSRFTDIIKNYKGLVTQSMSRKGNCWDNAVAESFFKSLKTEWVYKHKYNYRSQAELSIFSWIETWYNKRRIHSTLGYKTINEFETEMYNQNVAA; this comes from the exons ATGAAAAGACAACACAGAAATTACAGTACATCATTTAAACAAAAGGCCTTAGAATTAAGCTATGCACGAGGTAGTGTTAAGCAAATATGTGAGGAATTGGATATCCCATATTCGGTATTACATCGTTGGCGGCGTGAGTCACAAGATTATGGGAAGAACAGTTTTCTAGGTCGAGGGAAGCCAAAATTAACAGATGAGCAAAAAGAACTAGCGTTATTAAAGCGTCAGTTAAAAGATGTTTCAGAAGAAAATGAGATAT TTAAAAAAGGCGGTGAGCATCTTCTCCAAGAGCGACAAGAGAAATTCAGGTTTATAAAACACCATAAATTTAAATTTTCAGTTGAGAAGATGTGTAAAGTATTAAAAGTAAGTACTAGCGGTTATTATAATTGGTTAAAGGCTAAGGCGTCAGATCTTTGGTTATATAATCAGAAGCTGTCAGCAATGATTGTTACTATCTTTAATGATAGTTTTGAAAGCTATGGAGCTCCAAGAATAAAAGCCGCATTAGAAAAGCTAGGTCATTATATTTCTAAACCAAGAGTAGCTAGAATTATGAGGGTTAACGGGTTATTTGCTAGAAGAATACGAAAATTTAAAGTAACTACAGATAGCAATCATAAATATTCTGTAGCAGCAAATATTTTAAATCAAAACTTTGAAGTCTCTAGAAAAAATCAAGTATGGGTGTCGGATATCACTTATATAGAAACTAAACAAGGATGGATGTATTTAACGGTCGTTATAGATTTGTTTAACAGAAAAATAATTGGGTGGTCTATGAGTGATAATTTAACAACTAAAGACACTATAATCTCTGCTTGGAATATGGCTGTTAAATCGACTGTAATTAAAGAAGAACTCATTTTTCATTCTGACAGGGGAGTTCAGTATGCTAGTAGTCGTTTTACAGATATTATTAAAAATTACAAGGGGCTAGTAACACAATCTATGAGTAGAAAAGGGAATTGTTGGGATAATGCGGTTGCAGAATCCTTTTTCAAAAGCTTAAAAACAGAATGGGTTTATAAACACAAATACAATTATAGATCTCAGGCAGAACTATCAATCTTTAGTTGGATAGAAACTTGGTATAATAAAAGAAGGATACACTCAACTTTAGGTTATAAAACTATTAATGAATTTGAAACAGAAATGTATAATCAAAATGTAGCCGCTTAA
- a CDS encoding SMP-30/gluconolactonase/LRE family protein: MNLFKNRFLLFYCFIFTSFNSFGQVDETDILSAKLFVELPDYCPTPDAFDIAPDGSLTLSCPNYADRSKPGVLMRITKEGEVSKLVDVPVLQETGMSKPMGIAYDDKGVLYVCDNQGNKGRLLRMTFNENTLINTEIIASGFNSINGIRYYNGAVYVTQTNLPKLKKDKVVSGVYCFKISDRNITINNDNSDKNLIYTSITQNPNRQVGLDGLVFNKEGNLLVGNLGDATIYKLTLTPEGTVSNDEVYVKLPITVAPDGINIDLKGNLYVAGFAQNQIFKVDTNKKVTILAQYPDNDGENGALDQPADLIVYGDKLIISNFDLMVAKGMKNTKHSKPYTLSYINLKE; the protein is encoded by the coding sequence ATGAATTTATTCAAAAACCGCTTTTTACTTTTTTATTGTTTCATATTTACTTCTTTTAACTCGTTTGGTCAAGTTGATGAAACAGATATATTATCGGCAAAATTATTTGTTGAATTACCAGATTATTGTCCAACTCCAGATGCGTTTGATATTGCACCCGACGGAAGTTTAACACTCTCTTGTCCAAATTATGCAGACAGGTCTAAACCTGGGGTTTTAATGCGTATTACCAAAGAAGGAGAAGTTTCAAAATTAGTAGATGTACCTGTTTTACAAGAAACAGGAATGTCTAAACCAATGGGAATTGCTTATGACGATAAGGGTGTGCTTTATGTTTGTGACAATCAAGGTAATAAAGGGCGACTTTTAAGAATGACTTTTAATGAAAATACGTTGATTAATACAGAAATTATTGCTTCAGGATTTAATTCAATAAACGGAATTAGATATTATAATGGAGCCGTTTATGTTACTCAAACCAATTTACCAAAACTTAAAAAAGATAAAGTTGTTAGCGGTGTGTATTGCTTTAAAATTTCAGATAGAAATATTACAATTAATAATGATAATTCAGATAAAAATTTAATTTACACTTCTATAACGCAAAACCCAAATAGACAAGTAGGTTTAGATGGTTTGGTTTTTAATAAAGAAGGTAATTTATTGGTTGGAAACTTGGGTGATGCAACTATTTATAAACTAACATTAACACCTGAAGGTACAGTAAGTAATGATGAGGTTTACGTAAAATTACCTATAACTGTTGCTCCTGATGGAATTAATATTGATTTAAAAGGGAATTTATATGTAGCAGGTTTTGCACAAAACCAAATATTTAAGGTTGATACTAATAAAAAAGTAACAATTCTTGCTCAATATCCTGATAATGATGGTGAAAATGGGGCATTAGATCAACCAGCAGATTTAATTGTTTACGGAGATAAATTAATTATTTCGAATTTTGATTTAATGGTTGCTAAAGGAATGAAAAACACGAAACACAGTAAGCCTTATACCTTGTCATATATAAATCTAAAAGAATAA
- a CDS encoding winged helix-turn-helix transcriptional regulator, with product MKKSYCPIDTFINVVKGKRKSTIILHLFQGDKRYNELVKLLPDISERMVTKQLKELEADNLINRKVFPEVPPRVEYSLTDLGKEIHPYLKGMFKGGILFEKMIDAEEN from the coding sequence ATGAAAAAAAGTTACTGTCCAATTGATACGTTTATAAATGTTGTAAAAGGAAAGCGAAAAAGCACTATTATTTTGCACCTTTTTCAAGGTGACAAAAGGTATAATGAATTGGTAAAACTTTTGCCAGATATTAGTGAGCGAATGGTTACCAAACAGTTGAAAGAGTTAGAGGCAGATAACTTAATTAATAGAAAAGTTTTTCCTGAAGTTCCACCAAGAGTTGAATATAGTTTAACCGATTTAGGAAAAGAAATTCATCCGTATTTGAAGGGAATGTTTAAAGGTGGAATTCTTTTTGAAAAAATGATTGATGCTGAAGAAAATTAA
- a CDS encoding YhdH/YhfP family quinone oxidoreductase, translated as MMNDKLTFKAFRVEEENNTFSSTIKEMPFEELASGELLIKVHYSSLNYKDALSANGNKGVTKNYPHTPGIDAVGTVVSSTSEKFKRDEKVLVTSYDLGMNTNGGFAEYVKVPENWVVKLPKNISMKEAMIFGTAGLTAGMSVLKLIETVKPENGNVVVSGATGGVGSLSVLILNKLGYNVTAITGKETEKQYFENLGVEVISRKDFEEMQKRPLLKPLFSGGIDTVGGVILENIIKTVKPLGLVTCCGNVASPKLDLTVFPFILRGISLIGIDSQNYPMKYREQVWNKLANEWKINDLNANCTTITLEQLSEKLNLMLAGKLKGRTVLELA; from the coding sequence ATGATGAATGATAAATTAACCTTTAAAGCTTTTAGAGTTGAAGAAGAAAATAATACATTTAGTTCAACAATAAAAGAAATGCCTTTTGAAGAATTAGCATCAGGAGAATTATTGATAAAAGTTCATTATAGTTCGTTAAACTATAAAGATGCATTATCAGCAAATGGAAATAAAGGCGTAACCAAAAATTATCCACATACTCCTGGAATTGATGCTGTTGGAACCGTAGTTTCTTCAACTTCAGAAAAATTTAAAAGAGACGAAAAAGTACTTGTTACAAGCTATGATTTAGGAATGAACACCAATGGAGGTTTTGCTGAATATGTAAAAGTTCCAGAAAATTGGGTGGTAAAATTACCCAAAAATATTTCTATGAAAGAAGCAATGATTTTTGGAACCGCAGGTTTAACAGCTGGAATGTCAGTTTTAAAATTAATTGAAACCGTAAAACCAGAAAACGGAAACGTTGTTGTTTCTGGAGCTACAGGCGGCGTTGGTTCTTTAAGCGTATTAATTTTAAATAAATTGGGCTATAATGTAACTGCAATCACCGGAAAAGAAACCGAAAAACAATATTTTGAAAACTTAGGTGTTGAAGTAATTTCTCGAAAAGATTTTGAAGAAATGCAAAAAAGACCGCTTTTAAAACCGCTGTTTTCTGGGGGAATTGATACCGTTGGTGGTGTTATTTTAGAAAATATTATAAAAACAGTAAAACCTTTAGGCCTAGTAACTTGTTGTGGAAATGTAGCGTCTCCAAAACTAGATTTAACAGTATTTCCGTTTATTTTAAGAGGAATTTCTTTAATTGGAATAGATTCTCAAAACTACCCAATGAAATACAGAGAACAAGTTTGGAATAAATTGGCTAACGAATGGAAAATTAATGATTTAAACGCTAATTGTACTACCATAACTTTAGAGCAATTAAGTGAAAAATTAAACTTAATGTTAGCAGGAAAATTAAAAGGAAGAACCGTTTTAGAACTCGCATAA
- a CDS encoding helix-turn-helix domain-containing protein, with product MLYNGPTNEYLKVELIDAKNCSILKENVESSLTLIWCLDDTTVLTIDNKKHHFKKNEIVCFTEFHKIETTAIGKLQMIRFNRAFYCIIDHDSEISCKGILFFGASQLPILKLLNKDIEPFETLFKVFKHEMDSNDKLQLEMLQMLLKRLLILCTRIYKEQHNYSALTNASSDIVREYNFLVEMHFKTKHSVAEYAEILNKSPKTLSNLFSKLETKTPLQFIQDRIMLETRRLLRYTDNSIKEIAYQVGYEDIQSFSRFFKKNEGISPSEYKKMSF from the coding sequence ATGCTATACAACGGACCAACAAACGAATATTTAAAAGTTGAATTAATTGACGCTAAAAATTGTTCAATTTTAAAAGAAAATGTTGAAAGCAGCTTAACATTAATTTGGTGTTTAGACGATACTACTGTATTAACAATTGATAATAAAAAACATCATTTCAAAAAAAATGAAATTGTTTGCTTTACAGAGTTTCATAAAATTGAAACCACTGCCATTGGTAAGCTGCAAATGATACGTTTTAATAGAGCTTTTTATTGCATTATTGATCACGATTCTGAAATTAGTTGTAAAGGAATCTTGTTTTTTGGAGCTTCACAATTACCCATTTTAAAACTTTTAAATAAAGATATAGAACCTTTTGAAACCTTGTTTAAAGTATTTAAACATGAAATGGATTCTAACGATAAATTGCAACTAGAAATGTTGCAAATGTTGTTAAAAAGATTACTTATTTTATGCACACGAATTTATAAAGAGCAACACAATTATAGTGCGCTTACCAATGCCAGTTCAGACATAGTGCGTGAATATAATTTTTTAGTTGAAATGCATTTCAAAACAAAACATTCCGTTGCTGAATATGCAGAAATTTTAAACAAATCACCTAAAACACTTTCTAATTTGTTTTCAAAATTAGAAACAAAAACACCGCTACAGTTTATTCAAGATAGAATTATGTTAGAAACGCGAAGATTATTGCGTTATACAGACAACTCTATTAAAGAAATTGCCTACCAAGTAGGTTACGAAGATATCCAGTCTTTTAGTCGTTTTTTTAAGAAAAATGAAGGAATTTCTCCTTCAGAATACAAAAAAATGAGCTTTTAG
- a CDS encoding carboxymuconolactone decarboxylase family protein, which produces MSKFSIPTKNEVSENNQIIFGNLEKALGFVPNLYAYFAKNETALGDYLILQNRTSTLKAKEREIINLVTSQINGCRYCQSAHTQLGKLNGFSEDEILELRAGTASFNSKYDALAKFTASVVENKGKASQTAKNAFFEAGYTEANLIDVVFVVGDKIISNYIHNLADFAIDFPIAAELETATV; this is translated from the coding sequence ATGAGTAAATTTAGTATACCAACAAAAAACGAAGTATCAGAAAACAATCAAATAATTTTTGGAAACCTTGAAAAAGCATTAGGATTTGTACCTAACTTATATGCTTATTTTGCAAAAAATGAAACAGCATTAGGCGATTATTTAATTTTACAAAACCGCACATCTACTTTAAAAGCAAAAGAACGAGAAATTATTAATTTAGTAACAAGTCAAATTAACGGATGTCGTTATTGCCAATCTGCGCATACACAACTTGGAAAATTAAATGGTTTTTCAGAAGATGAAATTTTAGAATTAAGAGCTGGAACGGCTTCATTTAATTCAAAATATGACGCTTTAGCAAAGTTTACAGCTTCTGTTGTTGAAAACAAAGGAAAAGCTTCACAAACGGCTAAAAACGCCTTTTTTGAAGCAGGTTATACCGAAGCTAATTTAATAGATGTTGTGTTTGTAGTTGGCGATAAAATAATTAGTAATTACATACATAATTTAGCCGACTTTGCAATTGATTTTCCAATAGCAGCAGAGTTAGAAACTGCAACTGTTTAA
- a CDS encoding helix-turn-helix transcriptional regulator, which yields MKNLIKVERARHDLTQAQLADELGVSRQTIHAIEKNKFNPSVTLAIKMARFFKVTVEYLFDIEEED from the coding sequence ATGAAAAACCTAATTAAAGTAGAACGTGCTCGACACGATTTAACACAAGCGCAATTGGCTGATGAATTGGGTGTTTCAAGACAAACAATTCACGCCATTGAAAAAAATAAATTCAATCCGTCAGTAACATTGGCCATAAAAATGGCTCGTTTTTTTAAAGTTACCGTTGAATATTTATTTGATATTGAAGAAGAAGATTAA
- a CDS encoding iron-containing alcohol dehydrogenase, whose translation MNNFQYKNPTKILFGKNQIENLATEIPENAKVLMLFGGGSIKKNGVYEQVSKALSKFEVIEFGGIPANPEYDVLMEALTIIKAEKITYLLAVGGGSVIDGTKFLSAAALYEGEEPWDILSKNIRTLEGMPFGTVLTLPATGSEMNSGAVITRAEIKEKFAMGGPGLFPQFSILDPEVVKSIPKRQIANGLADSFTHVLEQYMTYPVDAKLQDRFAESILQTIVEIAPTMLKEEFDYNTASNFMWSCTMALNGLIQQGVPSDWAIHAIGHELTALFGIDHARTLAIITESHYSVNLEDKKEKLAQYATRVWNVTEGTLEEKATAGIEKTTAFFHSLGIETKLSEYTEDYKGTAEIISKRFEERGWKGLGEHGKVTPTMVEKIVEMSY comes from the coding sequence ATGAATAATTTTCAATATAAAAATCCGACAAAAATTTTATTTGGTAAAAATCAAATAGAAAATCTTGCTACTGAAATTCCAGAAAATGCAAAAGTATTAATGCTTTTCGGAGGAGGTAGTATTAAAAAGAATGGTGTTTACGAACAAGTTTCCAAAGCACTTTCTAAATTTGAAGTGATTGAATTTGGTGGAATTCCAGCAAATCCAGAATACGATGTTTTAATGGAAGCTTTAACTATTATTAAAGCTGAAAAAATCACGTATTTATTAGCTGTAGGTGGAGGTTCTGTAATTGATGGAACCAAATTTTTATCCGCAGCAGCCTTATATGAAGGTGAAGAGCCTTGGGATATTTTATCTAAAAACATTCGTACATTAGAAGGAATGCCTTTTGGAACAGTACTTACCTTACCTGCAACAGGATCAGAAATGAATTCGGGTGCGGTAATTACAAGAGCTGAAATCAAAGAAAAATTCGCCATGGGCGGACCAGGATTATTTCCTCAGTTTTCAATTTTAGATCCTGAAGTTGTAAAATCTATTCCAAAACGTCAAATTGCAAATGGATTAGCGGATTCTTTTACGCATGTTTTAGAACAATATATGACGTATCCTGTTGATGCAAAATTACAAGATCGTTTTGCAGAGAGTATTCTACAAACTATTGTTGAAATTGCTCCAACAATGTTAAAAGAAGAGTTTGATTATAATACGGCTTCTAACTTTATGTGGAGTTGTACTATGGCGTTGAATGGATTAATTCAACAAGGAGTTCCAAGTGACTGGGCTATTCACGCAATTGGACACGAATTAACAGCTTTATTTGGTATTGATCACGCACGTACATTGGCAATTATTACTGAAAGTCATTACTCAGTAAATTTAGAAGATAAAAAAGAAAAACTAGCGCAGTATGCAACACGTGTTTGGAATGTTACGGAAGGAACTTTAGAAGAAAAAGCAACAGCGGGAATTGAAAAAACAACAGCGTTTTTCCATTCATTAGGAATTGAAACAAAACTTTCTGAATATACCGAAGATTACAAAGGAACTGCTGAAATAATTTCAAAACGATTTGAAGAACGTGGTTGGAAAGGTTTAGGCGAACACGGAAAAGTAACACCAACAATGGTTGAAAAAATTGTTGAAATGAGTTATTAA
- a CDS encoding NADP-dependent oxidoreductase, with the protein MNKTILLDKRPVGKPQLSDFKFVSNEIETIAAGEILLKTNYVSVDPYLRGRMSDAKSYVPPFELHKPISSGIVAEVVDSKNENFKKGDFVSGLLAWKEFQKSTGEGLLKVDASKAPLSTYLGVLGMTGLTAYLGLTEIGKPKKGETIVISGAAGAVGSVVGQVAKLLGCKVIGIAGTDEKVDMLKSSLGFNEAINYNTTKNMAEAIKKAAPNGVDIYFDNVGGPISDAVLFNINKFARIIICGAISVYNTTELPTSISVQPFLVKNSALMQGFIVSNYAKQFPKALQQLSQWLAEGKLTYAETVVEGFDTIPQAFLDLFDGKNSGKMLVKI; encoded by the coding sequence ATGAACAAAACAATTTTATTAGATAAAAGACCTGTTGGGAAACCGCAATTATCGGACTTTAAATTTGTTTCAAATGAAATAGAAACAATAGCAGCAGGAGAAATCCTTTTAAAAACAAACTATGTATCTGTAGATCCTTATTTAAGAGGAAGAATGAGCGATGCAAAATCTTATGTACCGCCATTTGAATTACATAAACCAATTTCATCAGGTATTGTTGCTGAGGTTGTAGATTCTAAAAATGAGAATTTTAAAAAAGGTGATTTTGTAAGTGGATTATTAGCTTGGAAAGAATTTCAAAAGTCTACAGGTGAAGGATTATTAAAAGTAGATGCTTCAAAAGCACCACTTTCAACATATTTAGGTGTATTAGGAATGACTGGTTTAACAGCGTATTTAGGTTTAACAGAAATAGGAAAACCTAAAAAAGGGGAAACTATTGTTATTTCTGGTGCCGCTGGCGCTGTAGGAAGTGTAGTTGGTCAAGTTGCTAAATTGTTAGGCTGTAAAGTAATTGGTATTGCAGGAACTGACGAAAAGGTAGATATGCTAAAATCATCACTTGGTTTTAATGAAGCAATTAATTACAACACAACTAAAAATATGGCAGAAGCCATTAAAAAAGCAGCTCCAAATGGTGTAGATATTTATTTTGATAATGTTGGTGGTCCAATTTCTGATGCTGTTTTATTTAATATCAACAAATTTGCGCGTATTATTATTTGCGGTGCCATATCTGTTTACAATACTACAGAATTACCAACAAGCATTAGCGTACAACCATTTTTAGTGAAAAATAGTGCTTTAATGCAAGGTTTTATTGTTTCTAATTATGCTAAACAATTTCCTAAAGCCTTACAACAATTATCACAATGGCTAGCTGAAGGTAAATTAACGTATGCAGAAACTGTTGTTGAAGGTTTCGATACAATTCCTCAGGCGTTTTTAGATCTTTTTGATGGAAAAAATAGTGGTAAAATGCTAGTTAAAATATAA
- a CDS encoding organic hydroperoxide resistance protein, with protein MSTKENNYTAIATAKGGRSGEVKTNDGVLDLKVSVPVEFGGQENGYTNPEQLFAAGWAACFDNAIIMVAKNKNIEVDSTTTVEVTLGAQEGGSVGLSAIIKVKIANLSAQESKKIISAAHRVCPYSKATKGNINVEIIQL; from the coding sequence ATGTCTACAAAAGAAAATAATTATACTGCTATTGCTACCGCAAAAGGTGGTAGAAGTGGTGAGGTAAAAACCAATGATGGTGTATTAGATTTAAAAGTATCTGTACCTGTAGAATTTGGCGGACAAGAAAATGGATATACCAATCCAGAACAATTATTTGCAGCTGGTTGGGCTGCATGTTTTGACAATGCCATTATTATGGTTGCTAAAAATAAAAACATAGAAGTTGATTCTACAACAACTGTTGAGGTTACTTTAGGTGCTCAAGAAGGTGGAAGTGTTGGACTTTCAGCAATTATTAAAGTAAAAATAGCTAATTTATCTGCACAAGAATCTAAAAAAATTATTTCGGCTGCACATAGAGTCTGTCCATATTCTAAAGCTACAAAAGGAAATATTAATGTTGAAATTATTCAACTTTAA
- a CDS encoding nitroreductase family protein codes for MELLDKLNWRYAAKAMNGEKVSEEKIANIIEAARLAPTSSGLQPFEIIVVKNQAIKEAIKPVAWNQSVITDCSHLLVFAAWDTYTEDRINKMFDLTNEIRGFKNEGWENYRQMLLSSYPKQDTEINFNHAAKQAYIAFSAAIIAAAYEGVDATPIEGFEPEAVDKILGLREKGLRSAVILPIGYRDADKDWLVNLVKVRKSTEDLVTVIE; via the coding sequence ATGGAATTATTAGATAAATTAAACTGGAGATACGCAGCAAAAGCAATGAATGGAGAAAAGGTGTCAGAAGAAAAAATTGCAAACATCATTGAAGCAGCGCGTTTAGCACCAACATCAAGCGGATTGCAACCTTTTGAAATAATTGTAGTTAAAAATCAAGCTATTAAAGAAGCAATTAAACCAGTAGCTTGGAACCAAAGTGTAATTACAGACTGTTCTCACTTGTTAGTGTTTGCCGCTTGGGATACGTATACCGAAGACAGAATTAACAAAATGTTTGATCTTACAAATGAAATTCGTGGATTTAAAAATGAAGGTTGGGAAAATTACCGTCAAATGTTACTAAGTTCTTACCCAAAACAAGATACTGAAATCAACTTTAATCACGCTGCAAAACAAGCTTACATTGCATTTAGCGCAGCTATAATTGCCGCTGCTTATGAAGGTGTAGATGCAACACCAATTGAAGGTTTTGAACCTGAAGCTGTAGATAAAATTTTAGGTTTACGTGAAAAAGGTTTACGCAGTGCAGTAATATTACCAATCGGTTATAGAGATGCAGATAAAGACTGGTTAGTTAATTTGGTAAAAGTTAGAAAAAGTACTGAAGATTTAGTAACTGTTATTGAATAA
- a CDS encoding NAD(P)H-binding protein: MKKTAIILGATGLTGSILLDKLLKDQRYKTIKLFSRKKIENLPSKVEQFIGDTIALENFKKEFIGDEVFCCIGTTAKKTPDKTIYKSIDYGIPVKAAKLSKENGIHTFLVVSAIGANAKSSIFYNRTKGEMEEAVLSEKIKNTYILQPSIIGGDRKENRIGEKIGLAIFKVLQPFFVGKLKKYKITEAEHIAQAMLNLANSTSKEKIISSYQIKNKAISN, translated from the coding sequence ATGAAAAAAACAGCAATTATTTTAGGAGCAACTGGTCTTACAGGTTCAATACTTTTAGACAAATTATTGAAAGATCAGCGTTATAAAACTATTAAATTATTTTCAAGAAAAAAGATTGAAAATTTACCTTCAAAAGTAGAACAATTTATTGGAGATACTATTGCTCTAGAAAATTTTAAGAAAGAATTTATAGGCGATGAAGTTTTTTGTTGTATTGGAACCACTGCTAAAAAAACACCCGATAAAACTATTTATAAATCTATAGATTATGGCATTCCAGTAAAAGCAGCAAAGCTTTCAAAAGAAAATGGAATTCATACTTTTTTAGTGGTTTCGGCAATAGGAGCAAATGCAAAAAGTAGCATTTTTTACAATAGAACAAAAGGTGAAATGGAAGAAGCTGTACTTTCAGAAAAAATAAAAAACACCTACATTTTACAACCTTCAATTATTGGTGGAGATAGAAAAGAAAATAGAATTGGAGAAAAAATTGGATTGGCTATTTTTAAAGTTCTGCAACCTTTTTTCGTTGGAAAATTAAAAAAATATAAGATTACTGAAGCTGAACATATTGCACAAGCAATGCTAAACTTAGCAAATTCAACTTCAAAAGAAAAAATAATAAGCTCATATCAAATTAAAAATAAAGCAATTAGTAATTAA
- a CDS encoding TetR/AcrR family transcriptional regulator — protein sequence MAIRQKCDKKRKALLDATLTLVNNNGFHAAPMSKIAKMAAVSPATIYIYFENKQDLINQLYLEIKAAFSAYAFKNYNEEESIKDSFRQVWMNIADFKLNQIPESNFLSQIDNAPIIDEESRLKGLKHLQPLLDLWERGQQKGVIKLVSPYLLYAYTIYPLAFLSNMKQKELLILSENNLEDAFEAAWNSIKA from the coding sequence ATGGCTATACGACAAAAATGTGATAAAAAAAGAAAAGCACTTTTAGATGCAACGCTTACTTTGGTAAATAACAATGGTTTTCATGCTGCTCCAATGAGTAAAATTGCAAAAATGGCAGCTGTTTCTCCTGCTACAATTTATATTTATTTTGAAAATAAGCAAGATTTAATCAATCAGTTGTATTTAGAAATAAAAGCGGCTTTTAGTGCTTATGCCTTTAAAAATTATAATGAAGAAGAAAGTATTAAAGATAGTTTTAGACAAGTGTGGATGAATATTGCCGATTTTAAATTGAACCAAATTCCTGAATCTAATTTTTTATCGCAAATAGACAATGCACCAATTATTGATGAAGAAAGTAGGTTAAAAGGCTTAAAACATTTACAACCCTTGTTAGACTTATGGGAACGCGGACAACAAAAAGGTGTTATAAAATTAGTATCGCCTTATTTATTATATGCATATACAATTTATCCGTTGGCTTTTTTATCTAATATGAAACAAAAGGAATTACTTATTCTTTCTGAAAATAATTTAGAAGATGCTTTTGAAGCAGCTTGGAATAGCATTAAAGCGTAA